CGACGTGGGAGCTTCTCATCTTGCATTGCCTGACCTCCGTTTCCTTGGCAGCATAGAACATTTAAAAACGTGACGGCATGTTCATTTTATGACGTTATATTCTAACCAATACGCGCGTTGGCTCCTTGTGTCAAGCGGAAAACCAATAATCCGGATAAGGCCGCAAAGATCGGTTCACGGGCGTAACCACTGGCCACTGGCGACTCTTTCCGCGTAAGGCGGGCATGGAATCCAATAGGTCCAGGCTGGAATCGAGGTGCGACCGCATAGCACCGCCACCATCACCCGCTGGTACATGCTGTGCCCGCCGGGCCGGAAGCCTTCCAGCCGGTCGATGGGCGGCAGGTCGCGTTGCGGGTCGGTGAAGGTCACCAGCTCTCCGTGGATCAGATTCCAGTCGCCGGTCGGGCGTCCGAAGCACGGCGTGCCGATCTCCTGCTGTCTGCGGGCGTCGGCCAATGGATCAACACTGCCCCGGGCCAGGATCAGGCCTTCCGGCACCTCGATGGCCGGGAACCCGGCGTGGAGATGGTAGAGCCTGCCCCAGACCACGGCCTGTTCGATGCTGCGGGCCTGGGCGCAGAAGCGCTGATGGTTCCAATAGCCCCGTTTCAGGGTGCCGTAGACGAAGAGCCGGAGGATGGTCTCGGGACTGTCTTCCGGATTTGTGTTCAGCTTTGATGGTTCTCCAATGTTCATGCATTCACTCCTTCGGGCAGTGTCCCTTTGCGCTCCTGGGGTATGAAGCGGAATTCGCTGTTTTCGATGGCCCGCACATCCTTGTGGCGGATGGTGAGCATGGTCATGGGCGGCACCTCCAGCTCGCGCCAGCCCGGATCAAAGTCCACGGCAAAGTCGATGAAGGCTGGCTCCGAGGCGTAGAGCACCACCCGGTGCTGGCGGTGGATGCGCAGGCAGAGCGGTTTGTTGCCCTTGAGCACGGTGATGGTGCCGGGGTCGAGCCGCGAGGCCAGCACGGCGCTCATCTGGCCGCGACAGAGGGCGAGCGCCTTCTTCAGGCCCTCCTGGTCGATGGGGCCTTCGGGCGCGAAGCGGTCGGCCAGGCGGAAGATCAGCTCGCTGTCCACTTCGGCGAAGCGCGGCAGCCCGAGACGGCGGAACAGATAATCGGCGTTGTAGATGGTGCCGTTGTGGGTACCGATGACGATCCCGGCCCGGATGGGATGGTTGTTGCGGTTGTTGAACTCGTTGCCCCGGGTGCGCCAGCGGGTGTGGCCCATGAGGATGGTGGTCTCGTTGTCGACCTGCCCGAGCAGCTCCTGGAACGGCTTCTCGTAGACCAGTTCGTGCGCCCGCATCGGCCGCTTGAAGATCCGGTGGCTGCCGTCGATCTTGAGCCAGGCCAGACCGGAGGCGTGCGGGCCGCGCTCCTCGCTGTGCAGCAGCATGCGGATGAAGACCTCGCGCAGGTAATCCTGCTCGTCCGGCCGTCTGCGCTTGCGGCCGAAGATGATGCCTACTTGTCCGCACATGGAGCCGGGTCCTCCTTGCCGCCGAAGTTCTTGCCGAGCGGTCTTGTCCCATCGAGGACGAAGGCCGCGTACTCGCGCCGGTGGCCCGTCAGCCACTCGGCCACCTCTGGGTAGCCCATCTCGGCGGTCAGCCGGGTCACCTCCAGGTGGTCGAGCATGTTGGTGCGCCCGGAGAGCCGCACCGTTTCCAGGGCTTCGAGGAATCGTTCCGGCCAGGGATCGCTGGCCTTGTCGTCGGGCAGGAACTCGATCAGGCCGTGCCGCGCCAGGCGGGTGAGAAACTCGGCGGCCGCAGCGGCGGCGTCCTCCGGCAACGGCTGGGTCGGACCGCCTTCGATGCCGGAGAGCACCTCGGTCATGTAGTCCCGGGGCGCTCGGCTGGCGGTAAACGGCGTCTGGCCGCGCATCAACTCGACAACTTCGAGGCAGTCGGCGGCCTGCAGGGTTTCCCCGCTGCCGGGGATCGGTTCGCCGGAAAGCCGGGTGGAGCGGATCAGAATTTTCATGGAGCCCCTCCTTAAACAGTGAGGCCGGGAACTTGCCCGGCCTCGTTGGTGTGAGTGGTGGTTTCGTCCGGAAGGACCTCCTCCGGTTTAGGCCGTCCGTTCTTGAAGGCGGCGTCGCCGGGCATGTTGGCCATCAGATGCTTGCGGGCGGTCTTAAACTCGTCGCCGATCAGGCCGAGGTGGAGCAGGAAGACTCGAAAGTCGTACTTGGCGCTCTGGGGATCGAAGTCCCGCTTGCGGCTGGAGGCGGCCCGACCGTTGAGCGCCTTGGCGGCGACGGCGAGGCAGAACTGCAGGTAGGCCTTGATCCGTCCCGCGTGGAGGGTCGCCTCGAACCAGCGGAACTCCACCGTGCCCCGGTACCAGATGTTGTGCAGGTTGACCCCGTGGTAGCGGCTGTTGTCGTAGTGCTGGGGCTGGCGGTTGTGATAGCCGTACCAGATGCGGTTGAGCTGGTCCTTGGTGCGGGGGCGATGCTGTTCGATGCGCTGGATCAGCTCGTCGCTCACCGGCCGCGTGTAGCGGTTGAGCCGGTCGCGGCTGATGCCGAGGGCGTGGAGGATCAGCGGCTCCTGC
This sequence is a window from Desulfocurvus vexinensis DSM 17965. Protein-coding genes within it:
- a CDS encoding gamma-glutamylcyclotransferase family protein — encoded protein: MNIGEPSKLNTNPEDSPETILRLFVYGTLKRGYWNHQRFCAQARSIEQAVVWGRLYHLHAGFPAIEVPEGLILARGSVDPLADARRQQEIGTPCFGRPTGDWNLIHGELVTFTDPQRDLPPIDRLEGFRPGGHSMYQRVMVAVLCGRTSIPAWTYWIPCPPYAERVASGQWLRP
- a CDS encoding glucosamine 6-phosphate synthetase; this encodes MCGQVGIIFGRKRRRPDEQDYLREVFIRMLLHSEERGPHASGLAWLKIDGSHRIFKRPMRAHELVYEKPFQELLGQVDNETTILMGHTRWRTRGNEFNNRNNHPIRAGIVIGTHNGTIYNADYLFRRLGLPRFAEVDSELIFRLADRFAPEGPIDQEGLKKALALCRGQMSAVLASRLDPGTITVLKGNKPLCLRIHRQHRVVLYASEPAFIDFAVDFDPGWRELEVPPMTMLTIRHKDVRAIENSEFRFIPQERKGTLPEGVNA
- a CDS encoding DUF5049 domain-containing protein, with the translated sequence MKILIRSTRLSGEPIPGSGETLQAADCLEVVELMRGQTPFTASRAPRDYMTEVLSGIEGGPTQPLPEDAAAAAAEFLTRLARHGLIEFLPDDKASDPWPERFLEALETVRLSGRTNMLDHLEVTRLTAEMGYPEVAEWLTGHRREYAAFVLDGTRPLGKNFGGKEDPAPCADK
- a CDS encoding amidoligase family protein, whose amino-acid sequence is MNLKEIHYGIEIETVKRTREQIAWAIHSVVGGTVRHVGIPSSYDPWEVEDLRGRVWKVVGDASLTSVPAHLRAEVVSPVLGYDDIPQLQEAVRAIRRAGGKINSQCGIHIHIDAAPFDGRHLGNLAKIIYKQEPLILHALGISRDRLNRYTRPVSDELIQRIEQHRPRTKDQLNRIWYGYHNRQPQHYDNSRYHGVNLHNIWYRGTVEFRWFEATLHAGRIKAYLQFCLAVAAKALNGRAASSRKRDFDPQSAKYDFRVFLLHLGLIGDEFKTARKHLMANMPGDAAFKNGRPKPEEVLPDETTTHTNEAGQVPGLTV